The Thermoplasmata archaeon genome window below encodes:
- a CDS encoding OB-fold nucleic acid binding domain-containing protein, with protein sequence MEIKDLYALVDDLITYDKFLNEIEKRREKYGGLLTDIAIAYIIVDEYGKNPGNTYKIKFLIDGINATVRGEVVEISEKENVKSKDKVLTVKKVKIKDDTGTCIVTFWNGDIPKLENVKIGSKIKIVNGYVKENGYGLTLSLGKWGVLIIE encoded by the coding sequence ATGGAAATAAAAGATCTTTATGCCCTAGTAGACGACCTTATAACTTACGATAAATTTTTAAACGAAATAGAAAAGAGAAGGGAAAAATATGGTGGATTACTTACAGATATTGCCATTGCTTATATTATAGTTGATGAGTACGGTAAAAATCCAGGTAATACGTATAAAATAAAATTTTTAATTGATGGAATAAATGCTACTGTAAGAGGTGAAGTGGTAGAGATCTCTGAAAAAGAAAATGTAAAATCTAAAGACAAGGTTCTTACAGTAAAAAAAGTAAAAATTAAAGATGATACAGGAACATGCATAGTTACATTCTGGAATGGAGATATTCCTAAACTTGAAAACGTAAAAATAGGGAGTAAAATAAAAATAGTAAACGGATACGTAAAAGAAAATGGTTATGGCCTCACCCTTTCTTTAGGCAAGTGGGGCGTTCTAATTATCGAATAA
- a CDS encoding 30S ribosomal protein S17e, with the protein MGSIRPLIIKNVAKELLEKYPEEFNGDFENNKQKVNLYTNVPTKRIRNLVAGYATRYWIVKHTKKPEREISIDNIENF; encoded by the coding sequence ATGGGAAGCATTAGACCTTTAATAATAAAAAATGTTGCGAAAGAGCTATTGGAAAAATATCCTGAGGAATTTAATGGAGATTTTGAAAACAACAAACAGAAAGTTAATCTATATACAAATGTACCAACTAAAAGAATTAGAAACTTAGTTGCAGGATATGCTACAAGATACTGGATAGTAAAGCACACTAAAAAACCAGAACGGGAAATTAGTATAGACAATATTGAAAACTTTTAA
- a CDS encoding CoA-transferase: MSYGFVLENGIGKLAGWHDPDYMREWFRDNKTRDYTNKFMSLSDAVRNFVKDQDYIVFGGFGHVRTPMAAIYEIIRQKKRNLTMGAKTAVHDVDILVAAGVVDKIEATYTFGHELRGLSPASRRAVENGTVKVIAEWSNGGFGLRLKAAAMGLPFLPNRGALGSDTLKYSSSKVVKDPFSYKPISLIPACYPDVAFVHVNRSDMYGNSQIDGITVQDIDLARATKRLIITTEKIVSNDQIRMHPERTAIPYFLVDAVIKIPYGAHPTNMPYLYYSDEEIMAEWLKVSKTSLGVENYLKKYVYNVENFKEYLELVGGIAKMKKLKKIEKLELLPDLKWLEA, translated from the coding sequence ATGAGTTATGGATTTGTTTTAGAAAACGGCATAGGCAAACTTGCTGGTTGGCATGATCCAGATTATATGAGGGAATGGTTTCGAGATAATAAAACCAGAGATTATACAAACAAGTTTATGTCTTTGTCCGACGCAGTTAGAAATTTTGTAAAAGATCAGGATTATATTGTTTTTGGAGGTTTTGGCCATGTGCGTACACCTATGGCGGCAATATATGAAATAATCAGACAGAAAAAAAGAAATTTGACCATGGGTGCAAAAACTGCTGTGCACGATGTTGATATTCTAGTAGCTGCAGGGGTTGTAGATAAAATAGAAGCTACATATACATTTGGCCACGAATTGAGAGGACTATCTCCTGCATCTAGGAGAGCAGTAGAAAATGGTACTGTAAAAGTGATTGCTGAATGGAGTAATGGTGGATTTGGATTACGATTGAAAGCAGCTGCTATGGGATTACCGTTTTTACCAAACAGAGGTGCTTTAGGCAGTGATACCTTAAAATACAGTTCTTCGAAAGTAGTAAAAGATCCGTTTAGCTACAAACCGATATCTTTGATTCCTGCATGCTATCCTGACGTAGCGTTTGTTCATGTGAACAGATCAGATATGTATGGAAACTCTCAGATTGATGGTATTACGGTTCAAGACATAGATCTTGCAAGAGCTACTAAAAGATTGATCATTACAACAGAAAAGATAGTTAGCAATGATCAAATACGTATGCATCCTGAGAGAACTGCAATACCCTATTTTTTAGTTGATGCCGTGATAAAAATACCATATGGTGCCCACCCGACAAATATGCCGTATTTATATTATTCTGATGAAGAAATTATGGCAGAATGGTTAAAAGTATCAAAAACAAGTTTAGGAGTTGAGAATTATCTTAAAAAATATGTTTATAATGTTGAAAATTTTAAAGAATACTTAGAATTAGTAGGTGGAATTGCAAAAATGAAAAAACTGAAAAAAATAGAAAAATTAGAGCTTTTACCAGATCTTAAATGGCTGGAGGCTTGA
- a CDS encoding CoA-transferase, with protein sequence MAGGLKKMSYTSVEMMTVAAARVLEDKKTVFVGTGLPLLSAMLAKRLHAPNLTLIFESGSIGSLVPRVPLSVGDSLSFYKALLLSGMDYVMSVAQGGFVDYGFIGGAQIDAYGNLNTTVIGSWYKPKVRLPGSGGNNDVASFCWKTIIIMKQDKSKFVKKLDFMTSPGYIDSKGREPRGLPKDTGPFRLITQLGVYDFNPLTKRIRLIETYPGISLQDIQNNSSFEIEVSDNVKVSDAPNDNELKIMRELDPLGVVISFKK encoded by the coding sequence ATGGCTGGAGGCTTGAAAAAAATGAGCTATACATCTGTAGAGATGATGACCGTCGCTGCAGCGAGGGTGTTAGAAGATAAGAAAACTGTATTTGTGGGGACCGGGTTACCGTTATTATCCGCGATGCTGGCAAAACGTCTGCATGCTCCAAATCTTACATTAATATTTGAATCAGGTTCAATTGGCAGTTTGGTTCCAAGAGTCCCATTATCTGTAGGTGACTCGTTATCTTTTTACAAAGCATTGTTACTATCAGGAATGGATTACGTAATGTCTGTAGCTCAGGGCGGTTTTGTAGATTATGGATTTATTGGAGGTGCTCAGATAGATGCATATGGAAATCTAAACACTACTGTAATAGGATCATGGTATAAGCCAAAGGTTAGATTACCGGGAAGTGGTGGTAATAACGATGTTGCATCGTTTTGCTGGAAAACTATAATTATTATGAAGCAGGACAAAAGCAAGTTTGTAAAAAAGTTGGATTTTATGACCTCTCCAGGGTACATAGATAGCAAAGGTAGAGAACCTAGAGGACTACCTAAAGACACTGGGCCATTCAGGTTAATTACACAATTAGGAGTATATGATTTTAATCCGTTGACAAAGAGAATAAGATTGATAGAAACATATCCAGGCATAAGTTTACAGGATATACAAAATAACAGCAGTTTTGAAATAGAAGTTTCAGACAACGTAAAAGTTTCTGATGCACCAAACGACAATGAACTGAAGATTATGAGAGAGCTTGATCCATTAGGTGTGGTAATATCTTTTAAAAAGTGA
- a CDS encoding acyl-CoA dehydrogenase family protein: MIELKEEQKILINTIEEFAKKKIEPIAKKIDEEDEIPSVLYRELRDIGLMGILIPQKYGGSELDMLTYSYILEIVGRYSGGLALSLEAQNSLGLSHLYIYGNEKQRERYVPEVIASANPIAWALTEPQSGSDAKNLQTKALKKDDKYIITGSKIFITHGVHSDYLILFAKTEKGISAFIVDGHAKGIERNAIKNKLGVRGTETAEIFLNDVEVPEENLLGKEGEGYKQAMNILDAGRIAIGAMGVGLAQGAFNLVVSYMKERSAFGSKLENFEGLQFRLAELGTELEAARLMVQQSALLKDQGKTFKKQASMAKYFSSQIAMKISNFAIQVHGGYGYFRDFGIDRYLRDSKLLEIGEGTNEVQRLIIFRELMR; the protein is encoded by the coding sequence ATGATAGAATTAAAAGAAGAACAGAAAATATTGATAAATACAATAGAGGAATTTGCAAAGAAAAAAATAGAGCCTATAGCTAAAAAGATAGATGAGGAAGATGAAATACCTTCAGTGCTTTACAGAGAGCTTAGAGATATAGGGTTGATGGGAATACTGATCCCACAGAAATATGGTGGTTCAGAGCTGGATATGCTTACATATTCATATATTCTAGAGATTGTAGGGAGATATTCAGGTGGTTTAGCTCTTAGCTTAGAAGCACAGAATAGCCTTGGACTCTCACATTTATATATTTATGGTAATGAGAAGCAGAGAGAGAGATATGTGCCAGAAGTAATAGCTTCGGCAAACCCGATTGCCTGGGCTTTAACAGAACCTCAGTCTGGAAGTGATGCAAAAAATCTTCAGACTAAAGCTCTAAAAAAAGATGACAAATATATAATAACAGGATCTAAGATATTTATTACCCATGGAGTGCATTCAGACTATTTGATATTATTTGCTAAGACTGAAAAAGGTATATCTGCATTTATAGTAGACGGTCATGCTAAAGGAATTGAAAGAAATGCAATAAAGAATAAATTAGGTGTTAGAGGTACAGAGACCGCAGAGATATTTTTAAACGATGTGGAAGTTCCGGAAGAAAATCTGTTAGGCAAAGAGGGTGAAGGATACAAACAGGCAATGAACATCTTAGATGCAGGTCGCATAGCTATTGGCGCTATGGGCGTTGGTCTAGCACAAGGTGCATTTAATCTTGTTGTCTCATACATGAAAGAAAGGTCTGCTTTCGGTTCAAAATTAGAGAATTTTGAAGGTTTACAATTCAGGCTAGCAGAGCTGGGAACTGAGCTAGAAGCGGCAAGATTAATGGTTCAGCAATCAGCGCTCTTAAAAGATCAGGGAAAAACATTCAAGAAACAGGCTTCTATGGCAAAATATTTTTCGAGCCAGATCGCCATGAAGATCTCAAACTTTGCAATTCAGGTACATGGTGGGTATGGATATTTTAGAGATTTTGGAATAGACAGATATCTTCGTGACTCAAAACTTTTGGAGATAGGCGAGGGTACCAACGAAGTGCAGAGATTGATTATATTCAGAGAGCTCATGCGATAA
- a CDS encoding acyl-CoA dehydrogenase family protein has protein sequence MISFLTPELEEFKTKIRGFCEEKLEKNASKWDEMETFPLDSLKAMADYGILKYGIPELYGGIGESRLKLDIIIEEVARVDPNTAFILEVESLFNQTLLLYGSESQKQILKEIVTGKKIGTFAMTEPTGGTDVSGINSTATYDPNTNLYLLNGSKYFITNASVADYFIIFAKTKPELKGKGISAFLVEKSFKNFRVGDPIKMTGFRGSAIAGLYYKNTPVPKENLIGNENEGIKVALSTFDRGRVNLSALGLGMLQRAFEESLSFSKTRNSGGNAIISNQFIQKYIADMATDLESARLMVYNTAMLIDQNKDFSKEAAMTKLFVSEAAIRHISNAVEIWGGYGYTRGTVIERLARDVHNLTLSLGTSEAMRMVISRHVSK, from the coding sequence ATGATCTCTTTCTTAACTCCAGAATTAGAAGAATTCAAAACTAAAATTAGAGGTTTTTGCGAAGAGAAACTTGAAAAAAATGCGTCAAAATGGGATGAAATGGAAACTTTCCCATTAGATTCATTAAAAGCAATGGCGGACTATGGAATACTAAAGTATGGTATACCTGAACTTTACGGTGGGATTGGAGAGAGCAGGTTGAAATTAGATATTATAATTGAAGAAGTAGCGAGGGTAGATCCTAATACAGCTTTTATTCTAGAAGTAGAAAGTTTGTTTAACCAGACACTATTATTATATGGTTCAGAATCTCAGAAACAGATATTAAAAGAGATTGTAACAGGCAAAAAAATAGGAACTTTTGCTATGACCGAACCCACGGGAGGTACCGATGTTTCGGGAATAAATAGTACAGCAACCTATGACCCAAACACAAATCTCTATCTTTTGAATGGGTCTAAATATTTTATAACCAATGCCAGCGTTGCTGATTACTTTATAATCTTTGCAAAAACGAAGCCTGAATTAAAAGGAAAGGGGATCTCTGCTTTTCTTGTGGAAAAATCATTTAAAAATTTTAGAGTTGGAGATCCAATAAAAATGACTGGATTTAGAGGCTCTGCCATTGCGGGATTATATTATAAAAATACTCCTGTACCAAAAGAAAATTTAATAGGCAATGAAAATGAAGGGATTAAAGTTGCATTATCTACTTTTGATCGTGGTAGAGTAAATCTCTCTGCATTAGGACTAGGAATGTTACAAAGGGCTTTTGAAGAATCTTTATCATTTTCTAAAACCAGGAACAGTGGAGGTAATGCAATTATCTCAAACCAGTTTATTCAGAAGTATATTGCAGACATGGCCACAGATCTTGAATCTGCAAGATTGATGGTTTATAATACTGCAATGTTAATAGATCAAAATAAAGATTTCAGCAAAGAAGCTGCTATGACTAAACTCTTTGTTTCAGAAGCAGCAATTAGGCACATATCTAATGCTGTTGAAATATGGGGCGGTTATGGATATACAAGAGGCACTGTAATCGAAAGATTGGCAAGAGATGTTCATAATCTGACTTTGAGCCTTGGTACCTCAGAGGCAATGAGGATGGTAATATCAAGACATGTTAGTAAGTGA
- a CDS encoding ribbon-helix-helix domain-containing protein, whose protein sequence is MSDLDKESVRITIRISGEAYEKLDELIKNGSYRNISDVIRSAILEFISNKFPPQNIGKVTVDIPKNTMEQLSQLVEAGDAVSKEEEIRTAIREYLNRKFRELARARLDKEFFKGAEGNES, encoded by the coding sequence ATGTCTGATCTAGATAAAGAATCTGTTAGGATTACTATAAGGATCTCTGGAGAAGCTTATGAAAAATTAGATGAACTTATAAAAAATGGTTCGTATAGAAATATTTCAGATGTCATTCGTTCTGCAATTTTGGAATTTATATCTAACAAATTTCCTCCCCAGAATATAGGGAAAGTAACTGTAGATATTCCAAAAAATACAATGGAACAACTATCTCAGCTTGTTGAAGCAGGAGATGCAGTTTCTAAAGAAGAAGAGATTAGAACTGCTATAAGAGAGTATTTAAATCGTAAGTTTAGAGAACTGGCCCGTGCTAGGTTAGATAAAGAATTTTTTAAAGGTGCAGAAGGTAATGAATCTTGA
- a CDS encoding cell division protein FtsZ, producing MNLEYYKNKFDDNKIKIKEGFRICAVGVGGAGSNTINRISRFGLKDIYTIAINTDPIHLSTINADKKVHLSSSLLHGWGTGGDIELGERAIIAAMDSLKTLFNDFDIVFIIAGFGGGTGTGATPLIADLAKKSGALVVSIVSIPFSIERARVTKAKQGVATLINFSQTIIMLENDKLMQLLPNFPLDKAFFVMDQLISEIILAFYNMLVQHNGININFSEIKKIFSSGKLSTILFSEGEINNLKDLVDDTLNHPLIELDYSKSSDALIYINSGEELTLSEVMSIIDSIGSKMNKRESIIWGTNIDPALKNKIKLLCILTNIQLPFLEVKDDDSLNNILF from the coding sequence ATGAATCTTGAGTATTACAAAAATAAATTTGACGATAATAAAATAAAAATTAAAGAGGGTTTTAGGATATGTGCGGTTGGTGTAGGAGGAGCTGGTTCTAATACAATTAACAGAATAAGCAGATTCGGATTAAAAGACATATACACAATAGCTATAAACACAGATCCTATTCATCTAAGCACCATAAATGCCGATAAAAAAGTGCATTTGTCAAGTAGCCTTTTGCATGGGTGGGGAACTGGAGGAGACATTGAATTAGGTGAAAGGGCTATTATAGCTGCCATGGATTCCTTAAAGACCTTATTTAATGATTTTGATATTGTATTTATTATTGCTGGATTTGGCGGCGGAACCGGAACCGGTGCGACTCCTTTAATTGCAGATCTAGCAAAAAAGTCAGGTGCATTAGTTGTTAGTATTGTTTCAATCCCCTTTTCTATAGAGCGGGCAAGGGTTACAAAAGCTAAACAGGGAGTAGCAACACTTATAAATTTTTCGCAGACCATTATAATGCTTGAAAATGACAAACTTATGCAGCTTCTTCCTAATTTTCCCTTAGACAAAGCTTTTTTTGTAATGGATCAGCTCATAAGTGAGATAATATTAGCATTTTATAATATGCTAGTACAGCACAATGGCATAAATATTAATTTTTCTGAAATTAAAAAGATTTTTTCTAGTGGTAAATTATCTACTATATTATTCAGTGAAGGAGAGATTAATAACCTAAAAGATCTGGTAGATGATACTTTAAATCATCCGTTAATAGAATTAGACTATAGCAAGTCTTCTGATGCTTTAATTTATATAAACTCTGGAGAAGAGCTGACGCTCAGTGAAGTTATGTCAATCATTGATTCCATAGGATCGAAGATGAACAAAAGAGAGAGTATAATCTGGGGCACTAACATTGATCCAGCACTGAAGAACAAGATTAAGCTACTATGCATTTTAACAAATATACAATTACCATTCTTAGAAGTAAAAGACGATGATTCATTAAACAACATTTTATTTTAA
- a CDS encoding SCP2 sterol-binding domain-containing protein produces MKEILDKLANRFNERADKNDKLKKSIAGLERSIQIEFTDNGSYYLYLKNMHLSEVLEGTIEKPDIRVQITTENFNMILNKELDALSAYITKKLVVKASLSDKLLLTDLLK; encoded by the coding sequence ATGAAAGAAATCTTAGATAAATTAGCTAATAGATTCAATGAACGTGCAGATAAAAATGATAAATTGAAGAAAAGCATTGCTGGATTAGAAAGAAGTATCCAGATTGAGTTTACAGATAATGGTTCTTATTATCTTTACTTAAAGAACATGCACTTGTCAGAGGTACTTGAAGGCACCATTGAAAAACCAGATATCCGAGTTCAAATTACCACTGAAAATTTTAATATGATATTGAATAAAGAGCTAGATGCACTTTCTGCATATATTACAAAAAAGCTAGTAGTAAAAGCATCTTTAAGCGATAAGCTGTTGTTGACGGATCTTTTGAAATGA
- the rnhB gene encoding ribonuclease HII, protein MIIAGLDEAGRGPVIGPLIVAGFSCELDKLKDIKVRDSKTLLPRARTILFEKLENIADQIIIKKIDACEIDNLRKSMTLNAIELNAFAEIINQMHCTTIYVDAVDVNEVRFGNNIMKLTNNKYKIISEHKADSTYPIVSAASIIAKVTRDREIEKLKKIIGDFGSGYPSDPKTITFLKNYFKEHGSYPRYVRMSWKSITNLNTLDLYGL, encoded by the coding sequence ATGATTATTGCAGGATTAGATGAAGCTGGGAGAGGCCCTGTAATCGGTCCTTTGATAGTTGCTGGATTTTCTTGTGAACTGGATAAGTTAAAAGATATAAAAGTTAGAGACTCCAAAACTTTGCTTCCAAGAGCTAGAACAATATTATTTGAGAAATTAGAGAATATAGCAGATCAAATTATAATAAAAAAGATAGATGCATGTGAGATAGATAATTTAAGGAAGAGCATGACACTTAACGCCATAGAACTAAATGCATTTGCAGAAATTATTAATCAGATGCATTGTACCACAATTTACGTCGATGCGGTAGACGTTAATGAAGTAAGGTTTGGGAACAATATTATGAAGCTAACCAACAATAAATATAAGATTATATCAGAACACAAAGCAGACAGTACGTACCCAATCGTATCAGCGGCTTCTATAATTGCTAAGGTTACAAGAGATCGAGAGATCGAAAAATTGAAAAAGATCATTGGTGATTTTGGGTCAGGATACCCTTCTGATCCTAAAACAATCACATTTTTAAAAAATTACTTTAAAGAGCATGGATCATATCCGAGATATGTTAGGATGTCTTGGAAAAGCATTACAAATTTAAATACTCTGGATCTATATGGATTGTGA